The Kaustia mangrovi genome has a segment encoding these proteins:
- a CDS encoding hydantoinase/oxoprolinase family protein — MSSTEQPVRSVQVLGIDAGGTMTDTFFVDSEGEFVVGKAQSTPDNEALGLIASSREGLEHWGIELGEALSQIQTGVYSGTAMLNRVVQRKGLRCGLIVNAGMEDFHRMGRAIQAYLGFAYEDRIHLNTHYYDEPLVPRHLTRGVMERIDMSGTVVIPLREETARQAARELIAQDVEGIVISLLHSYKNTSHERRVRDIVLEEVEASGKAIPVFASTDYYPVRKETHRTNTTILEAFAAEPSRQTLQKISSAFRENGSCFDFRVMATHGGTISWKAKELARTIVSGPIGGVIGAKYLGETLGYNNIACSDIGGTSFDVALITQNELTIRNDPDMARLVLSLPLVAMDSVGAGAGSFVRLDPYTKAIKLGPDSAGYRVGVCWADSGIETVTVSDCHVVLGYLNPDNFLGGQVRLDRERAWNALKEQVADPLGLSVEDAAAGVIELLDSDLRDYLRSMISGKGYSPSSFVCFSYGGAGPVHTYGYTEGLGFEDVIVPAWAAGFSAFGCAAADFEYRYDKSLDINISTDAEPDFKAEQAQTLQAAWHELTERVLEEFERNGYEPDKVALQPGFRMQYRGQLNDLEIESPILRADNAQDWDRLVETFNDTYGRVYSASARSPELGYSVTGAIMRGTVPIPKPRIPKETLSGETPPEAAKLGTRKFYRKKEWVDAQLYQMEMLQPGNRVEGPAIIESDATTFVVPTGFVTWLDAHRLFHLKEI; from the coding sequence ATGTCATCCACTGAACAGCCTGTCCGCAGCGTTCAGGTGCTCGGCATCGACGCGGGCGGTACCATGACCGATACCTTCTTCGTCGACAGCGAGGGGGAGTTCGTCGTCGGCAAGGCCCAGAGCACGCCGGATAACGAGGCGCTGGGCCTGATCGCCTCCAGCAGGGAGGGGCTCGAGCACTGGGGCATCGAGCTCGGCGAGGCGCTGTCCCAGATCCAGACCGGGGTCTATTCCGGCACCGCCATGCTCAACCGCGTGGTCCAGCGCAAGGGTCTGCGCTGCGGCCTGATCGTCAATGCGGGCATGGAGGATTTCCACCGCATGGGCCGCGCGATCCAGGCCTATTTGGGGTTCGCCTACGAGGACCGCATCCACCTCAACACCCACTATTACGACGAGCCGCTGGTTCCCCGCCACCTCACGCGCGGTGTGATGGAGCGGATCGACATGTCGGGTACCGTGGTCATCCCGCTCAGGGAGGAAACGGCCCGTCAAGCGGCCAGAGAGCTCATCGCGCAGGATGTGGAGGGGATCGTCATCTCGCTCCTGCATTCCTACAAGAACACCTCCCATGAGCGCCGGGTGCGCGACATCGTGCTGGAGGAGGTCGAGGCCAGCGGCAAGGCCATCCCGGTCTTCGCCTCCACGGACTACTATCCCGTCCGCAAGGAGACCCACCGCACCAACACGACGATCCTGGAGGCCTTTGCCGCCGAACCCTCCCGCCAGACGCTGCAGAAGATCTCCAGCGCCTTCAGGGAGAACGGCTCGTGCTTCGACTTCCGCGTCATGGCGACCCATGGCGGCACGATCAGCTGGAAGGCCAAGGAGCTCGCCCGCACCATCGTGTCGGGCCCGATCGGCGGCGTGATCGGTGCGAAGTATCTGGGCGAGACGCTGGGCTACAACAATATCGCCTGCTCCGATATCGGCGGCACCTCCTTCGACGTGGCGCTCATCACCCAGAACGAGCTGACCATCCGGAACGATCCGGACATGGCGCGCCTCGTCCTGTCCCTGCCGCTGGTGGCGATGGACTCCGTCGGCGCCGGGGCGGGCAGCTTCGTCCGGCTCGACCCCTATACCAAGGCCATCAAGCTCGGCCCGGACTCGGCGGGCTACAGGGTCGGCGTATGCTGGGCCGACAGCGGTATCGAGACGGTGACCGTGTCGGACTGCCATGTGGTGCTCGGCTATCTGAACCCCGACAACTTCCTCGGCGGCCAGGTTCGCCTCGACCGGGAGCGCGCCTGGAACGCGCTCAAGGAGCAGGTGGCCGACCCGCTCGGCCTGTCGGTGGAGGATGCCGCCGCCGGCGTCATCGAGCTGCTCGACAGCGATCTGCGCGACTATCTGCGCTCGATGATCTCCGGCAAGGGCTACAGCCCGTCGAGCTTCGTGTGCTTCTCCTATGGCGGCGCCGGCCCCGTTCACACCTATGGCTACACGGAGGGGCTCGGCTTCGAGGACGTCATCGTGCCGGCCTGGGCGGCGGGCTTCTCCGCCTTCGGCTGCGCGGCGGCGGATTTCGAGTACCGCTACGACAAGTCGCTCGATATCAATATCTCGACCGACGCCGAGCCGGACTTCAAGGCGGAGCAGGCGCAGACGCTGCAGGCGGCCTGGCACGAGCTTACCGAACGCGTCCTGGAGGAGTTCGAGCGCAACGGCTATGAGCCCGACAAGGTCGCCCTGCAGCCCGGCTTCCGTATGCAGTATCGCGGCCAGCTCAACGATCTGGAGATCGAGAGCCCGATCCTGCGGGCCGACAACGCGCAGGACTGGGACCGGCTGGTGGAGACCTTCAACGACACCTATGGCCGGGTCTATTCCGCCTCGGCCCGCTCGCCGGAGCTCGGCTATTCGGTGACCGGCGCCATCATGCGCGGCACCGTGCCGATCCCCAAGCCGCGCATCCCCAAGGAGACCCTGTCGGGCGAAACGCCGCCGGAGGCGGCCAAGCTCGGCACCCGCAAGTTCTACCGCAAGAAGGAATGGGTCGACGCGCAGCTCTACCAGATGGAGATGCTGCAGCCGGGCAACCGGGTCGAGGGACCGGCGATCATCGAGTCCGACGCGACCACCTTCGTCGTCCCCACGGGTTTCGTGACGTGGCTCGACGCGCACCGCCTGTTTCACCTGAAGGAAATCTGA
- a CDS encoding hydantoinase B/oxoprolinase family protein, producing MNIAAETKRGIVRGGETLKEHRDRLMEATRRTGHYAGLEKRALHDSDPILYNKLFSRLRAGVVDARETAKKIAASPIVEQEGELCFTLYNAAGDAILTSTGIIIHVGTMGAAIKYMIENDWEGNPGIRDKDIFCNNDSLIGNVHPCDIHTIVPIFHGGELVGWVGGVTHVIDTGAVGPGSMCTGQVQRFGDGYSVTCRKIGENDTLFRDWLHESQRMVRTTRYWMLDERTRVAGCHMIRKLVEEVIAEEGIEAYWKFAYEAVEHGRVGLQNRIKAMTIPGTYRQVGFVDVPYAHEDVRVPSDFAKVDTIMHTPSEMTIRGDGTWRLDFEGSSRWGWHTYNAHQVSFTSGIWVMMTQTLIPTEMINDGAAYGTEFRLPKGTWMNPDDRRVAFAYSWHFLVSSWTALWRGLSRSYFGRGYLEEVNAGNANTSNWLQGGGFNQYDEIHAVNSFECAANGVGASAIADGISHAAAIWNPEGDMGDMEIWELAEPLVYLGRQIKASSGGAGKYRGGCGFESLRMVWNAKDWTMFFMGNGHISSDWGLMGGYPAASGYRFAAHETGLEEKIASGAPVPHGGDTDPENPVWDGMLEGARIKRDKQAITTEEMFRDHDLYLNYMRGGPGFGDPLDRDPQAVADDVNGGYLLHRFADSVHGVILAEAGDGLYGVNEAATEARRAAIRKERLEQSVPTAEWMAKERERILAKDAGLQVQQMFAASFKLGPRFEVSFREFWDLPESWVLDEADLPIPSYGREYSMDLSELPDVRTVELVEQ from the coding sequence ATGAACATCGCAGCAGAAACCAAACGCGGCATCGTCCGCGGCGGCGAGACGCTCAAGGAGCATCGCGACCGCCTGATGGAGGCCACACGGCGCACCGGCCACTATGCGGGCCTCGAGAAGAGGGCGCTGCATGACAGCGATCCCATCCTCTACAACAAGCTCTTCTCGCGGCTCAGGGCGGGCGTCGTCGATGCCCGCGAGACGGCCAAGAAGATCGCGGCCTCGCCGATCGTGGAGCAGGAGGGCGAGCTGTGCTTCACCCTCTACAACGCCGCGGGCGATGCGATCCTCACATCGACCGGCATCATCATCCATGTCGGCACCATGGGCGCGGCGATCAAGTACATGATCGAGAACGACTGGGAGGGCAATCCCGGCATCAGGGACAAGGACATCTTCTGCAACAACGACTCGCTTATCGGGAACGTCCACCCCTGCGACATCCACACCATCGTGCCGATCTTCCATGGCGGCGAGCTCGTCGGCTGGGTCGGCGGCGTCACCCATGTGATCGACACCGGCGCGGTCGGTCCGGGCTCCATGTGCACCGGCCAGGTCCAGCGCTTCGGCGACGGCTATTCGGTGACCTGCCGCAAGATCGGCGAGAACGACACGCTGTTCCGCGACTGGCTGCACGAGAGCCAGCGCATGGTGCGCACGACCCGCTACTGGATGCTCGACGAGCGGACCCGCGTGGCCGGCTGCCACATGATCCGCAAGCTCGTGGAGGAGGTGATCGCGGAAGAGGGCATCGAGGCCTACTGGAAGTTCGCCTACGAGGCCGTCGAGCATGGCCGGGTCGGCCTGCAGAACCGCATCAAGGCGATGACCATCCCCGGCACCTACCGCCAGGTCGGCTTCGTCGACGTGCCCTACGCCCATGAGGATGTGCGCGTGCCCTCCGACTTCGCCAAGGTCGACACGATCATGCACACCCCCTCGGAGATGACCATTCGCGGCGACGGGACGTGGCGCCTCGACTTCGAGGGCTCGAGCCGCTGGGGCTGGCACACCTACAACGCCCATCAGGTGAGCTTCACCTCGGGCATCTGGGTGATGATGACGCAGACGCTGATTCCCACCGAGATGATCAATGACGGGGCGGCCTACGGCACCGAGTTCCGCCTGCCCAAGGGCACATGGATGAACCCGGACGACCGGCGCGTGGCCTTCGCCTATAGCTGGCACTTCCTCGTCTCGTCCTGGACGGCCCTGTGGCGCGGCCTGTCGCGCTCCTATTTCGGGCGCGGCTATCTGGAGGAGGTGAATGCGGGCAACGCCAACACCTCCAACTGGCTCCAGGGCGGCGGCTTCAACCAGTATGACGAGATCCATGCGGTGAACTCCTTCGAATGCGCCGCCAACGGGGTGGGCGCCTCGGCCATCGCCGACGGGATCAGCCACGCCGCCGCCATCTGGAACCCGGAAGGCGACATGGGCGACATGGAGATCTGGGAGCTCGCCGAGCCGCTCGTCTATCTCGGCCGGCAGATCAAGGCGAGCTCCGGCGGCGCCGGCAAGTATCGCGGCGGCTGCGGGTTCGAGAGCCTGCGCATGGTCTGGAACGCCAAGGACTGGACCATGTTCTTCATGGGCAACGGCCATATCAGCTCCGACTGGGGGCTGATGGGCGGCTATCCGGCGGCGTCGGGCTATCGCTTCGCGGCCCACGAGACCGGGCTTGAGGAGAAGATCGCGAGCGGTGCGCCCGTGCCCCATGGCGGCGACACCGATCCGGAGAACCCCGTCTGGGACGGCATGCTGGAAGGGGCGCGGATCAAGCGCGACAAGCAGGCCATCACCACCGAGGAGATGTTCCGCGATCACGATCTCTACCTCAACTACATGCGCGGTGGGCCGGGCTTCGGCGACCCGCTGGACCGGGACCCGCAGGCGGTCGCCGACGACGTCAATGGCGGCTATCTGCTGCACCGCTTCGCCGACAGCGTCCATGGCGTGATCCTGGCGGAGGCCGGCGACGGGCTCTACGGCGTGAACGAGGCGGCGACGGAGGCCCGCCGCGCCGCCATCCGCAAGGAGCGGCTGGAGCAGTCCGTGCCGACGGCGGAATGGATGGCGAAGGAGCGCGAGCGGATCCTCGCCAAGGATGCCGGCCTCCAGGTCCAGCAGATGTTCGCCGCCTCCTTCAAGCTCGGGCCCCGCTTCGAGGTGTCGTTCCGCGAGTTCTGGGACCTGCCGGAGAGCTGGGTGCTCGACGAGGCGGACCTGCCGATCCCCTCCTATGGGCGGGAGTACTCGATGGACCTGTCGGAGCTGCCGGACGTGCGCACCGTGGAACTCGTCGAGCAATGA
- a CDS encoding acetone carboxylase subunit gamma — protein sequence MAYTKAKIRDLVDGKIDRDTLHQMLSTPKDAERFEMYLEILQEQVPWDDRIVLPLGPKLFVVQRAMDRKWVIRSWAGYDFCDWQENWKLHARIRVRETPEQMEELYPRLMAPSTDWQVIREYFCPLSGDLLDVEAPTPWYPVIHDFEPDIDTFYRDWLGLEIPERA from the coding sequence ATGGCCTATACGAAGGCAAAGATCCGGGATCTGGTCGACGGCAAGATCGACCGCGACACGCTGCACCAGATGCTCTCCACGCCGAAGGATGCCGAGCGCTTCGAGATGTATCTGGAGATCCTTCAGGAGCAGGTGCCCTGGGACGACAGGATCGTTCTGCCGCTCGGCCCGAAGCTCTTCGTCGTCCAGCGCGCGATGGACAGGAAATGGGTGATCCGGAGCTGGGCCGGATACGATTTCTGCGACTGGCAGGAGAACTGGAAGCTCCATGCGCGCATCCGCGTGCGCGAGACGCCGGAGCAGATGGAGGAGCTCTATCCCCGCCTCATGGCGCCGAGCACCGACTGGCAGGTGATCCGCGAATATTTCTGCCCGCTCTCCGGAGACCTCCTCGATGTGGAGGCGCCGACGCCCTGGTATCCGGTCATCCACGATTTCGAGCCGGATATCGACACCTTCTATCGCGACTGGCTCGGCCTCGAGATCCCCGAACGGGCCTGA
- a CDS encoding RNA polymerase sigma factor, producing the protein MWDLQKLFLRHAREIDRFLRRRGHSPETAADLTQDTFLRVMTAAARRDGGNPRAYLHRVARNLSIDLRRRECRMEHVSLPEEEIHAIADPSPSPETAAYDRERLRIVESAIAELPERTRRAFQLHRLGGRTLSEVAGELGLSTSRTWVLIRKAYLHLRARLAEAGDDPA; encoded by the coding sequence ATGTGGGACCTGCAGAAGCTCTTCCTGCGGCATGCGCGCGAGATCGACCGCTTCCTGAGACGGCGCGGCCACAGCCCCGAGACCGCCGCCGACCTGACCCAGGACACCTTCTTGCGTGTGATGACGGCGGCGGCGCGCCGCGATGGCGGCAATCCGCGGGCCTATCTGCACCGGGTGGCGCGCAACCTGTCGATCGACCTGCGCCGCCGGGAGTGCCGCATGGAGCATGTGAGCCTGCCGGAGGAGGAGATCCACGCCATTGCCGATCCTTCCCCCTCGCCGGAGACTGCGGCCTATGACCGCGAGCGGCTGAGGATCGTCGAGAGCGCCATCGCGGAGTTGCCGGAAAGGACGCGCCGGGCCTTCCAGCTGCACCGGCTGGGCGGCCGCACGCTGAGCGAGGTGGCCGGCGAGCTCGGCCTGTCCACATCGCGGACATGGGTTCTGATCCGCAAGGCCTATCTCCATCTGCGCGCCCGTCTCGCCGAGGCCGGCGACGACCCGGCCTGA
- a CDS encoding FecR family protein has product MERIAMTEDMPEDDALFVEALDLIIRLQNDPDNPVARDLVRRWRARGPRHEAAWAEAVELHGMAGEVLRDGGRTGAPSRRKVILGAAAGAAALGLGALYAPELRLSLMADHMTSTAELRRIALEDGTAVTLGPDSAIATTFTPEHRQVELLDGMAFFQVADDTGRPFRGIAGDLSATARAAAFAMSRDAGFLTVSVDRGGVDLAAPQARFSAGVRLSRGEWLTLDGRSSSIERGARDPGQIAAWRDGLVVAERDTVAAVVARIARWQPGRVLIADTGLGERRISGVFDLHNPVAALRAVVQPHGGTVRRFSPWLTVISSV; this is encoded by the coding sequence ATGGAACGGATAGCCATGACCGAGGACATGCCGGAAGACGACGCGCTGTTCGTGGAGGCGCTCGACCTGATCATCCGGCTGCAGAACGATCCCGACAACCCCGTCGCGCGCGACCTGGTCCGCCGCTGGCGCGCGCGCGGCCCCCGGCACGAGGCGGCCTGGGCGGAAGCCGTCGAGCTCCACGGCATGGCCGGCGAGGTGCTCCGCGACGGCGGCCGGACAGGCGCGCCGTCGCGGCGCAAGGTGATCCTGGGCGCCGCCGCCGGGGCGGCCGCGCTCGGGCTCGGCGCGCTCTACGCACCGGAGCTGCGCCTGAGCCTCATGGCCGACCACATGACATCGACGGCGGAACTGCGCCGGATCGCGCTCGAGGACGGAACGGCCGTCACGCTCGGTCCCGACAGTGCCATCGCGACAACCTTCACGCCGGAGCACCGGCAGGTGGAGCTGCTCGACGGCATGGCGTTCTTCCAGGTGGCCGACGACACCGGCCGCCCGTTCCGCGGCATTGCCGGCGATCTGTCGGCGACGGCGCGCGCAGCGGCCTTCGCCATGAGCCGCGATGCCGGCTTCCTGACGGTATCGGTGGACCGTGGCGGCGTGGACCTCGCGGCCCCGCAGGCACGCTTCTCCGCCGGGGTGCGGCTGTCGCGCGGGGAGTGGCTCACCCTGGACGGCCGGTCGTCCTCGATCGAGCGCGGCGCCCGCGATCCAGGCCAGATCGCGGCCTGGCGGGACGGTCTGGTCGTCGCCGAGCGCGACACGGTGGCCGCCGTGGTGGCGAGGATCGCCCGCTGGCAGCCCGGCCGGGTCCTGATCGCCGATACGGGGCTCGGCGAGCGCCGGATCAGCGGCGTGTTCGATCTCCACAATCCCGTCGCGGCCCTGAGGGCCGTGGTCCAGCCCCATGGCGGCACGGTCCGCCGGTTCTCGCCCTGGCTGACCGTCATCTCGTCCGTCTGA
- a CDS encoding TonB-dependent receptor, producing the protein MGPEGRCEGRRRVGAHLFIAALLASAGGGAAMLAGAQAVQAQARQQVSFNLPAGPLPAALAAFGRQAGLQVTYRPEIASGKRSPGLSGALPPDMALGRLLQGSGLAYRFTGARTVAIVDPAAPGDVGAVADGSTLLGAINVTAGGGNPVERPYETPGATAYISEENIERFRGSNPADMFQGTPGVMSGEARNAGSAIDVNIRGMQGMGRVEVTVDGAENAVTVYQGYQGISNRTFVDPDLLAGIDITKGSDVASNGIAGTVAMRTLDAGDIVKEGNRFGVRLKGGFGTNTRSPKDGAVSGYDWPSGQPDAPTPSPDGMNRPSFLTPTSGSGSVVGAYKGDRIDLLAAYAYRKRGNYYAGEEGPGAEPVNIGPREYCTAWGNCSQVEDYYVNGGLTNYRPGEEVLNTQLETESWLGKATVRFGDGHSLKLGYTGFRSEAGDRLASRLTSGSSQATQQPQTAGTRLDTGTLHYNWQPDDNDLIALKANLWFTHLELRNPKRTGFTLPEPGDFRPGSDSDLWGGEIANTSRLSTGFGAVDVDYGISYRGEDTRPSPGTKEAETWLDLRDGIRHEVAGFAKMAWQARDWLTVEAGLRYAHVWSKDRNDPYLERNYTYDSSFNDGGFSPSVGVTVEPVDWAQLYVRYSNVMRAPSIIESVSAFTMNVNENLRPERSSNWEIGANLIGDGLIAAGDRGMVKLGYFNWVVDNYIAREWYTYPNGSMGMRIFNIDSASFSGLELSGRYEIGGFAAELAANYYLDVEFCRTADSCESKSLYADYATNQVPPEYSVDLTLSQRFFGDALTVGGRVSHIGPRAVGHGDVTGQGMSQFITKIDWKPYTLFDVFAEYRFNENFTASARIENLMDKYYVDPLSLVNQPGPGRTFYASLTASF; encoded by the coding sequence ATGGGGCCAGAAGGTCGGTGCGAGGGGAGAAGACGTGTCGGCGCACATCTGTTCATTGCGGCATTGCTTGCCTCCGCAGGCGGCGGCGCGGCCATGCTGGCCGGTGCGCAAGCGGTGCAGGCGCAGGCACGCCAGCAGGTTTCGTTCAACCTTCCCGCCGGGCCGCTGCCGGCGGCGCTGGCGGCGTTCGGCCGCCAGGCCGGTCTTCAGGTGACCTACCGCCCCGAAATCGCGTCCGGCAAGCGCTCGCCGGGCCTGTCCGGCGCCTTGCCGCCCGACATGGCGCTGGGACGCCTCCTGCAGGGGTCCGGGCTCGCCTACCGCTTCACGGGCGCACGCACTGTGGCGATCGTCGATCCCGCCGCGCCCGGCGATGTCGGTGCGGTGGCGGACGGCTCGACCCTGCTCGGCGCCATCAACGTGACCGCGGGAGGCGGCAATCCGGTCGAGCGCCCCTACGAGACGCCCGGCGCCACCGCCTATATCTCGGAGGAGAACATCGAGCGCTTCCGCGGCAGCAACCCGGCCGACATGTTCCAGGGCACGCCCGGCGTCATGTCGGGCGAGGCGCGCAATGCCGGCAGCGCCATCGACGTCAATATCCGCGGCATGCAGGGCATGGGGCGCGTCGAGGTGACGGTCGACGGGGCGGAGAACGCCGTGACGGTCTATCAGGGCTATCAGGGCATATCGAACCGCACCTTCGTCGATCCCGACCTGCTCGCCGGCATCGACATCACCAAGGGGTCCGACGTCGCCTCGAACGGCATTGCGGGAACGGTCGCCATGCGCACGCTGGATGCCGGCGACATCGTGAAGGAGGGCAACCGGTTCGGCGTGAGGCTCAAGGGCGGCTTCGGCACCAATACGAGAAGCCCGAAGGACGGTGCGGTCTCCGGCTATGACTGGCCCAGCGGGCAGCCGGACGCCCCGACGCCCTCGCCGGACGGCATGAACCGTCCGTCCTTCCTCACCCCCACGAGCGGATCGGGCAGCGTCGTCGGGGCCTACAAGGGCGACCGGATCGACCTGCTCGCCGCCTATGCCTACCGCAAGCGCGGCAACTACTATGCGGGCGAGGAGGGGCCCGGAGCGGAGCCGGTCAATATCGGCCCGCGCGAATACTGCACGGCCTGGGGCAACTGCTCGCAGGTCGAGGATTACTACGTGAATGGCGGCCTCACCAACTACCGCCCGGGCGAGGAGGTGCTCAACACCCAGCTCGAGACCGAATCCTGGCTCGGCAAGGCGACAGTACGCTTCGGCGACGGACACAGCCTGAAGCTCGGCTATACGGGGTTCCGCAGCGAAGCCGGCGACCGCCTCGCCTCGCGCCTGACGAGCGGGTCCTCGCAGGCGACCCAGCAGCCCCAGACCGCCGGCACCAGGCTCGACACCGGTACGCTGCACTACAACTGGCAGCCTGACGACAACGACCTGATCGCGCTCAAGGCCAATCTGTGGTTCACCCACCTCGAGCTGCGCAATCCCAAGCGCACCGGCTTCACCCTGCCCGAGCCCGGCGACTTCCGGCCCGGCTCCGATTCCGACCTGTGGGGCGGGGAGATCGCGAACACCTCCAGGCTGTCCACCGGTTTCGGCGCGGTCGATGTCGATTATGGCATCTCCTATCGCGGCGAGGACACGCGGCCGAGCCCCGGCACGAAGGAGGCGGAGACCTGGCTCGACCTGCGCGACGGGATCCGCCATGAGGTGGCGGGTTTCGCCAAGATGGCCTGGCAGGCCCGGGACTGGCTCACCGTCGAGGCCGGTCTGCGCTACGCCCATGTCTGGTCGAAGGACCGCAACGACCCCTATCTGGAACGCAACTACACCTACGATTCCTCGTTCAACGACGGGGGCTTCAGCCCGTCGGTCGGCGTGACGGTGGAGCCGGTCGACTGGGCACAGCTCTATGTGAGGTATTCCAACGTCATGCGCGCGCCGAGCATCATCGAATCGGTGTCGGCCTTCACCATGAACGTCAACGAGAACCTCAGGCCGGAACGCTCCAGCAACTGGGAGATCGGGGCGAATCTCATCGGCGACGGGCTGATCGCCGCCGGCGACCGGGGCATGGTGAAGCTTGGCTACTTCAACTGGGTGGTGGACAACTATATCGCGCGGGAGTGGTACACCTACCCCAATGGCTCCATGGGCATGCGCATCTTCAATATCGACAGCGCGTCGTTCTCCGGACTGGAGCTGTCCGGGCGCTACGAGATCGGCGGGTTCGCCGCCGAGCTTGCGGCCAATTACTATCTCGATGTGGAATTCTGCCGCACGGCGGACAGCTGCGAGAGCAAGTCGCTCTATGCCGACTACGCGACGAACCAGGTGCCGCCCGAATATTCCGTCGACCTGACGCTGTCCCAGAGATTCTTCGGCGATGCGCTGACCGTCGGCGGCCGCGTCTCCCATATCGGCCCGCGCGCGGTCGGCCATGGCGACGTCACCGGGCAGGGCATGTCGCAGTTCATCACCAAGATCGACTGGAAGCCCTACACGCTCTTCGACGTCTTCGCAGAATACAGGTTCAACGAGAACTTCACCGCCAGCGCGCGCATCGAGAACCTGATGGACAAATACTATGTGGACCCGCTGAGCCTGGTGAACCAGCCGGGGCCGGGACGGACCTTCTATGCCTCGCTGACGGCCTCGTTCTGA
- a CDS encoding biliverdin-producing heme oxygenase, whose translation MTETADPQEASRARRLKARTHETHDRLDKAIMANEPFSSRARYGRFLEVQHGFHRDIDALYGNEVLDRLLPDLAGRRRLGLIEQDLADLGVAQPERDGAPAFGPGRAVDIPTAFGWLYVAEGSNLGAAFLLKAAAALGLSETFGARHLAGAPEGRGLHWRTFTAALDALDLPEAEEARVTAGAEAAFARVHGLVLDRFAA comes from the coding sequence ATGACGGAGACCGCAGACCCTCAAGAGGCGAGCCGCGCCAGGCGGCTGAAGGCCCGGACCCACGAGACGCATGACCGCCTCGACAAGGCGATCATGGCCAACGAGCCTTTCTCCAGCCGCGCGCGCTATGGCCGGTTCCTCGAGGTGCAGCACGGTTTCCACCGCGATATCGACGCGCTTTACGGCAACGAGGTGCTCGACCGCTTGTTGCCCGACCTGGCCGGGCGCCGTCGCCTCGGGCTGATCGAGCAGGACCTTGCCGATCTCGGTGTCGCGCAGCCGGAGCGCGACGGGGCGCCGGCTTTCGGGCCGGGCCGCGCCGTCGACATCCCGACCGCGTTCGGCTGGCTCTATGTGGCCGAAGGCTCCAATCTCGGTGCGGCATTTCTCCTGAAGGCCGCTGCGGCGCTCGGCCTGTCTGAGACGTTCGGCGCGCGGCATCTGGCCGGTGCGCCGGAAGGGCGCGGACTGCACTGGCGCACTTTCACCGCCGCGCTCGATGCGCTGGATCTGCCCGAGGCGGAGGAGGCGCGTGTCACCGCCGGGGCGGAAGCTGCCTTCGCCCGCGTGCATGGTCTCGTTCTGGACCGTTTTGCCGCCTGA
- a CDS encoding nucleoside-diphosphate kinase, producing the protein MVNAPHCRLTAKDFTLLERLLERTPGSGAARFRRLLRTKLSAATVLFRDDIDPRIATLDSRVVFNVDGGPTDTRILVLDGNRAMQGATLPVTTLRGLALLGLAAGDAVEVERPGGGTERLRLEAVAYQPAASGQASRPHPGPQASRMPASPAPVIDFAARRPRPVDGGDGSFDGGGDSGPSAA; encoded by the coding sequence TTGGTCAACGCCCCTCATTGCCGCCTGACGGCGAAGGATTTTACTCTCCTGGAGCGATTGCTCGAGCGCACGCCCGGCAGCGGCGCTGCGCGTTTCCGACGGCTCCTGCGGACGAAGCTCTCCGCCGCGACCGTCCTGTTCCGCGACGATATCGACCCCCGGATCGCCACGCTCGACAGCCGCGTGGTCTTCAACGTCGACGGCGGGCCGACCGACACCCGCATCCTCGTCCTCGACGGCAATCGCGCCATGCAGGGCGCGACACTGCCGGTCACGACGCTACGCGGCCTCGCGCTGCTCGGCCTCGCCGCCGGCGACGCGGTGGAGGTCGAGCGGCCCGGCGGCGGCACGGAACGGCTGCGGCTGGAGGCCGTGGCCTACCAGCCGGCGGCCTCCGGTCAGGCCAGCCGGCCCCATCCCGGGCCGCAAGCCTCCCGCATGCCGGCCAGCCCCGCACCCGTCATCGATTTCGCCGCGCGCCGCCCCCGGCCCGTGGACGGGGGGGACGGTTCATTCGATGGCGGCGGCGACTCCGGACCCAGCGCGGCATGA
- the rnk gene encoding nucleoside diphosphate kinase regulator, whose protein sequence is MAQNTRRKPKITVSDHDYEQLSAFAGAAPERWADAADELLSELDRARVVPARRMPADVVAMGSTVEFRSDAGEARRVTLVFPGDADIAEGRVSILTPVGTALLGLAPGQSISWTARDGRRHALTVVSVEPPAAGTPGKAARTGAASA, encoded by the coding sequence ATGGCCCAGAACACGCGGCGCAAGCCGAAGATCACCGTCAGCGACCACGATTACGAACAGCTTTCCGCCTTTGCCGGCGCGGCGCCGGAGCGCTGGGCGGATGCCGCAGACGAGCTCCTGTCGGAGCTCGACCGGGCGCGCGTCGTCCCCGCACGCCGGATGCCGGCGGATGTCGTGGCGATGGGCTCGACCGTCGAATTCCGCTCCGACGCCGGCGAAGCGCGGCGCGTGACGCTCGTCTTTCCCGGCGATGCCGATATCGCGGAGGGGCGCGTCTCCATTCTCACACCTGTGGGAACCGCGCTTCTGGGCCTCGCCCCCGGCCAGTCCATCTCCTGGACCGCGCGCGACGGCCGGCGCCACGCGCTGACGGTCGTGAGTGTCGAGCCGCCCGCGGCCGGCACGCCCGGCAAGGCCGCCCGGACCGGCGCGGCCTCGGCCTGA